The following are from one region of the Capsicum annuum cultivar UCD-10X-F1 chromosome 1, UCD10Xv1.1, whole genome shotgun sequence genome:
- the LOC107861571 gene encoding Werner Syndrome-like exonuclease: MEFLSMVIKLKSQLRRMPQLLMIGLIVIVVNSISSLLVSISSGSLIFNPEENHPVALLQLCVGRRCLLFQLLHKDAIPRFLVDFLMDPNFKFVGVRVKRDAEKLLRDHKMFVANTVDLNQLALSIYREEVYGKLGLKRMAKEVLGKVMEKPLNVTLSKWDAEELAYEQVEYAAIDAFVLFEIRKNLFNSMWERQREIGIRRRAVVKREYLNCHYRPQLLLIQDT; encoded by the coding sequence ATGGAGTTTCTTTCTATGGTGATCAAATTGAAGTCACAGTTACGAAGAATGCCACAGTTGTTAATGATTGGATTAATTGTCATCGTTGTAAACTCCATAAGCTCCTTGTTGGTCTCGATATCGAGTggatcccttatttttaatccAGAGGAAAATCACCCGGTTGCTCTTCTCCAGCTTTGCGTAGGCCGACGTTGCCTACTATTCCAACTCCTCCACAAAGATGCCATTCCAAGATTCCTTGTAGACTTTCTCATGGacccaaatttcaaatttgttgGCGTGAGGGTTAAAAGAGATGCGGAGAAGCTGCTCCGGGATCACAAGATGTTCGTGGCAAATACTGTTGATTTGAACCAACTGGCATTGTCTATTTACAGAGAGGAAGTTTACGGGAAGCTGGGATTAAAGAGAATGGCGAAAGAGGTGCTTGGGAAAGTAATGGAGAAGCCATTGAATGTAACATTGAGTAAGTGGGATGCAGAGGAATTGGCATATGAACAAGTTGAATATGCTGCTATTGATGCTTTTGTTTTGTTTGAGATTAGAAAGAACTTGTTTAATTCAATGTGGGAGAGACAGAGAGAGATAGGTATTCGTCGTCGCGCTGTTGTTAAGAGGGAATATCTGAATTGCCATTATCGACCCCAATTGTTGTTGATTCAAGATACATAG